One genomic region from Candidatus Chlorobium masyuteum encodes:
- a CDS encoding Spy/CpxP family protein refolding chaperone: MNFLTSKRVVTTLVVFLVLLNIALLGFLWRQNSCTLQPAGTGTRQFHRQNPFTLPLGLSESQTVSFQQLRQKHFRNVQPDMEAIGVLKKQLVEEALNDKPDSGKISTLAAKIGSHQASIERELALHFHELAKICKPEQRDSLKKVLDRIATRRFSGSRERGGFNHPTGQGRFHPEGQGGPR, translated from the coding sequence ATGAATTTTCTTACTTCAAAGAGAGTTGTCACAACACTGGTCGTTTTTCTTGTGCTGCTCAATATCGCCCTGTTGGGATTTCTCTGGCGGCAGAACAGCTGCACCTTGCAACCAGCCGGCACCGGAACCCGCCAATTCCATCGTCAGAATCCCTTTACTCTGCCGCTTGGTCTGAGTGAATCGCAAACCGTCAGTTTCCAGCAGCTCCGCCAGAAACATTTCCGTAACGTACAGCCGGATATGGAGGCGATCGGCGTGCTGAAAAAACAACTGGTGGAAGAGGCTCTGAATGATAAGCCTGACAGTGGAAAGATCTCGACTCTGGCCGCCAAAATCGGTTCGCACCAGGCTTCCATAGAGAGAGAGCTTGCCCTTCATTTTCATGAGCTGGCCAAAATATGCAAGCCGGAACAGCGGGATTCACTTAAAAAAGTACTTGATCGTATCGCCACAAGAAGATTCTCCGGCAGTAGAGAACGAGGGGGCTTCAACCACCCGACAGGTCAGGGGCGGTTTCATCCCGAAGGTCAGGGCGGCCCGAGATAA